The Trichoderma atroviride chromosome 5, complete sequence genome contains a region encoding:
- a CDS encoding uncharacterized protein (TransMembrane:8 (o20-41i53-74o94-115i210-231o237-257i269-291o311-330i342-361o)): MADTLDSCNGDVVDLKNRGLRIGAIFIVMAAATFGAFAPILLARQTKMHVPKFTFFICKYVGTGVIIATAWMHLLDPAIDNLSDPCLAPRLGDYPWALCISLMTVMVMFFVELLAARIGGDEDEHSHSIGSDSDSGPTIKALAHKKSTEKEAIAEACPHDLERGVLRGPNSTTIPGLPDDVSYPPGGEDHLAHGHEHEDGDSHGGLAGQLTAIFILEFGVVFHSVFIGLTLGTTNDLVVLLIVLVFHQMFEGLGLGSRLATAPWPKDKWWLPYVLGFAFAISTPIGTAAGIGARPNNANTQKLVNGIFDSISAGILMYTGLVELLAHEFMFNPHMRKAPLKIQLFAFGCVAFGVAIMSLLAKWA; this comes from the coding sequence ATGGCAGACACATTGGATAGCTGCAATGGAGACGTTGTCGATCTCAAAAACCGCGGGCTGCGCATcggcgccatcttcatcgtcatggcAGCTGCAACGTTTGGCGCATTCGCACCAATCCTCCTTGCTCGGCAAACAAAAATGCACGTTCCCAAATTCACATTCTTCATCTGCAAATACGTCGGTACCGGCGTGATTATCGCAACCGCATGGATGCACCTGCTAGACCCGGCAATAGACAATCTGTCAGATCCCTGCCTTGCTCCTCGGCTAGGGGATTACCCTTGGGCTCTGTGCATCAGTTTAATGACCGTCATGGTCATGTTCTttgttgagcttctcgctgCAAGAATTGGAGGGGACGAGGATGAACACAGCCACTCGATTGGCTCCGACAGCGATTCCGGGCCGACTATCAAAGCACTGGCTCACAAGAAATCAAccgaaaaagaagccatcgcTGAAGCCTGCCCGCACGATCTTGAGAGGGGCGTCCTTCGTGGGCCGAACTCGACAACGATTCCCGGCCTCCCCGACGACGTGAGTTATCCTCCTGGGGGAGAGGATCATCTCGCCCATGGCCATGAGCATGAAGACGGCGACTCACATGGTGGCCTGGCGGGTCAGCTCacagccatcttcattcttgAATTTGGTGTCGTTTTCCATAGCGTATTCATCGGACTTACGCTCGGTACTACAAATGACCTCGTTGTCCTTCTTATCGTACTAGTGTTCCATCAGATGTTCGAGGGCCTCGGTCTGGGATCTCGACTGGCAACAGCCCCCTGGCCCAAAGATAAATGGTGGCTGCCATACGTGCTCGGCTTCGCGTTTGCCATTTCAACCCCAATTGGAACGGCCGCCGGGATCGGCGCGAGGCCCAACAATGCCAACACTCAGAAGCTTGTTAATGGCATCTTCGACTCCATCAGCGCTGGCATCCTCATGTACACGGGCCTGGTTGAGCTCCTGGCACACGAATTCATGTTCAACCCTCACATGCGAAAGGCGCCATTGAAGATTCAGTTGTTTGCATTTGGCTGCGTAGCATTTGGAGTGGCCATCATGTCTCTATTAGCGAAATGGGCGTAA
- a CDS encoding 40S ribosomal protein eS19: MCARVASPTWRQPSQFDVPRSISNFSRPSSQVNCPPASPSSPPKPPSNTVKMAGGITVRDVDAQKFIVAYAAFLKRQGKLPIPGWVDTVKTGAAKELPPQDIDWFYVRAASVARHVYLRKTVGVGRLRKVHGTAKNRGNAPSHHVDASGSVDRKVLQSLEKIGVVEQDEDKGGRRITQSGQRDLDRIAQTTAEAEEEEDEE; this comes from the exons ATGTGCGCTAGGGTCGCAAGCCCTACTTGGCGCCAACCCTCACAGTTTGACGTCCCGCGTTCAATCTCGAACTTTTCTCGACCTTCAAGCCAAGTCAATTGCCCACCAGCTTCACCGTCCTCTCCCCCCAAACCACCATCCAACACCGTTAAAATGGCCGGCGGAATCACCGTTCGCGATGTCGAT GCGCAAAAGTTCATCGTCGCCTATGCTGCGTTCTTGAAGCGTCAGGGCAAGCTGCCCATCCCCG GATGGGTCGACACCGTCAAGACCGGTGCCGCCAAGGAGCTCCCTCCCCAGGACATTGACTGGTTCTACGTCCGCGCCGCCTCCGTCGCCCGCCACGTCTACCTCCGCAAGACCGTCGGTGTTGGCCGCCTCCGCAAGGTCCACGGTACTGCCAAGAACCGCGGCAACGCCCCCTCCCACCACGTTGATGCCTCCGGCTCCGTCGACCGCAAGGTCCTCCAGTCCCTCGAGAAGATTGGCGTCGTTGAGCAGGACGAGGACAAGGGTGGCCGCCGCATCACCCAGTCCGGCCAGCGTGATTTGGACCGTATTGCCCAGACCACCgctgaggccgaggaggaggaggatgaggagtaA
- a CDS encoding uncharacterized protein (EggNog:ENOG41) has product MQTCKAPLRNILSRNSRTLKPSSLRPLATTPTRKMSLFQRNFYSPEASFTPLFRLLEDFDNYSRQDNGTAQGRRTGLAHWQPKFDVRETDSAYELHGELPGMSKENVSIEFTDSQTLHVKGKVERTYTSGTPPAGALEGSSNAGTITDGKEESKAASHKPTVQDANEDGTPKEGEGQVATTSEEKKPADSAKYWLTERSVGQFSRTFNFPSRVDQDNVSANFKDGILSITVPKAAKHEPRRIAVN; this is encoded by the coding sequence ATGCAAACCTGCAAAGCACCTCTTCGCAACATACTTTCTCGCAACAGCCGCACTCTGAAGCCCTCTTCTCTAAGACCACTCGCAACCACACCAACTCGCAAAATGTCTCTCTTCCAGCGCAACTTTTACTCTCCCGAGGCTTCCTTCACGCctctcttccgcctcctCGAGGATTTTGACAACTACTCCCGACAAGATAATGGCACCGCCCAAGGTCGCCGCACTGGCCTCGCCCACTGGCAGCCCAAGTTTGACGTGCGCGAGACCGACTCTGCCTACGAGCTCCACGGCGAACTGCCCGGCATGAGCAAAGAAAACGTGAGCATTGAATTCACAGACTCTCAGACCCTGCACGTCAAGGGCAAAGTCGAGAGGACCTACACCTCCGGCACTCCTCCCGCCGGTGCCCTAGAGGGCAGCTCCAACGCCGGCACCATCACCGACGGCAAGGAAGAGTCAAAGGCGGCTTCTCACAAGCCCACCGTCCAAGACGCAAACGAAGACGGCACCCCCAAAGAAGGCGAGGGCCAAGTCGCAACGACCTCTGAGGAGAAGAAACCCGCCGACTCTGCCAAGTACTGGCTCACCGAGCGCAGCGTTGGCCAGTTTTCACGCACCTTCAACTTCCCTTCTCGTGTCGACCAGGATAACGTCTCGGCCAATTTCAAGGACGGCATCCTGAGTATCACTGTtcccaaggctgccaagcaCGAGCCGCGACGCATTGCTGTCAACTAA
- a CDS encoding uncharacterized protein (EggNog:ENOG41) produces MEAAAEQESLQPRPLPEFDVSFRDTLPSFYFHHIIDPIAATLRVEVLGPNLAYTFRHDRAKEKRLPASNIFRRLSCKTTGFLALRTDAGKKRIVLAWAESGHGIGTNGDLLDPEPSALPNDVWAQRVVSVGKMFGLRMNRPYDGRISEVVGRDMSGIFQGGHVEVKLALHAVFVLLNKFGITQDLDNVSLRHLKRLRAARWEDGSKPAFEIYFSRKNCPSCGKFVKTLQKATGIRLKLIWRDRLVKIVYETKQITKTGPTNRPRQPQQSQPQEVIDIDMDDCVTIITEMTEEVRAIDLIDLSRDQRSAAEIINLTGDSCNGDTAINQTNADPSTPIENAPGPLPSAADAYIDGLAYCVGQIEQCPAGAQTAILELAAKLHQRSAAAAARANINKPLPATPQVAPPDFGAEAALPTPPSSDDRRDDEVNGDALRALLENSQNEQDASSPVRQTTTRIEIYSAGDAVAELPASASGSQRQGHKRASFYIEIPSRRWASSPDPF; encoded by the coding sequence ATggaggccgccgccgagcaAGAGTCTCTCCAACCAAGACCGCTGCCAGAGTTTGACGTATCTTTTCGAGATACACTGCCATCCTTCTATTTCCACCACATCATCGACCCCATCGCCGCAACCCTCCGCGTCGAAGTGCTAGGCCCCAACCTCGCATACACCTTTCGCCACGACCGCGCAAAAGAGAAGCGCCTGCCAGCCTCCAACATCTTCAGACGCCTGAGCTGCAAAACCACAGGCTTCCTCGCGCTTCGGACCGATGCCGGCAAGAAGCGCATCGTGCTCGCCTGGGCAGAGAGCGGCCACGGAATCGGCACAAACGGCGACTTGCTCGATCCCGAGCCAAGCGCCCTTCCCAACGACGTGTGGGCACAAAGAGTGGTTTCTGTAGGCAAAATGTTTGGCTTGCGAATGAACCGCCCATATGACGGCAGAATCTCCGAGGTCGTGGGTCGAGACATGTCGGGCATATTCCAGGGCGGCCACGTAGAGGTGAAGCTCGCGCTGCACGCCGTCTTTGTCCTGCTCAACAAGTTTGGCATCACGCAAGACCTGGACAACGTTTCGCTCAGACACTTGAAGAGGCTGCGCGCCGCACGATGGGAGGACGGCTCGAAACCCGCCTTTGAGATTTACTTTTCGCGCAAAAACTGCCCCTCTTGCGGCAAGTTCGTCAAGACGCTCCAAAAGGCCACGGGAATCAGGCTCAAGCTCATATGGAGAGATCGTCTCGTCAAAATAGTATACGAAACGAAGCAGATAACCAAGACAGGCCCGACGAACCGGCCGCGGCAGCCGCAGCAATCGCAGCCACAAGAGGTTATTGACATTGACATGGACGACTGCGTGACAATCATCACCGAGATGACAGAGGAGGTCCGCGCTATTGACCTAATCGACCTCTCCCGCGACCAGCGCTCTGCCGCCGAGATTATCAACCTCACCGGCGATAGCTGCAACGGTGACACCGCCATCAACCAAACCAACGCCGACCCGTCCACTCCCATCGAAAACGCACCAGGACCATTGCCCTCTGCAGCAGACGCTTACATCGACGGCCTGGCATATTGTGTCGGCCAAATCGAGCAGTGCCCTGCAGGCGCCCAAACCGCCATCCTGGAACTCGCCGCGAAACTCCACCAACGcagtgcagcagcagcagcccgtgccaacatcaacaagccGCTCCCTGCCACGCCTCAGGTAGCACCGCCAGACTTTGGTGCCGAGGCCGCTTTGCCGACTCCGCCATCCAGCGATGATAGACGTGACGACGAAGTGAATGGCGATGCGCTAAGAGCGTTGCTAGAGAATTCTCAGAACGAACAAGACGCCTCAAGTCCCGTTCGTCAAACGACAACTCGCATTGAGATTTACAGCGCTGGGGATGCTGTAGCAGAGCTGCCTGCATCCGCCAGTGGAAGTCAACGTCAAGGCCACAAAAGAGCTTCCTTCTACATTGAGATTCCATCTCGCCGATGGGCCAGCTCTCCGGACCCGTTTTGA
- a CDS encoding uncharacterized protein (EggNog:ENOG41): MEQLRWLIGMSENEDSPEWDSPSPTTPTACSYGHASSTAYFEKADALKHDAGPNTRTKYDPMADPHNRSCLKALRTTDPREHKERIEQSSGGLFLDSCSWILDNAEIKQWYSHPRSNLLWIKGNTGKGKTMLLCSIIDGMSSTAEPNNQDACTPSYFFCQASDLRTNNATAVLRGLIYMIVDRQPILVSHARNRYDRVGDQILTDSNSWEALSKIFSAIVQDRRLIDSYIIIDALDQCTTDRDLLIGLIARLSAATSKIKWLVSSRNMSDIEEDFTMVHKLEISLELNDRSISQAVGLYTWHKVGELAKAKGYSDELQNAVYRHICLNARSSFLWVALVCQDIANIPTQSCILSRLAGFPTELNALYACMLYQVCGLGVSKLCLQILAIVSVVYRPITTDELSSLVDMPDGALDEETLAQALEICSSFLTIHQRTIFFVHPSAKDFLIGKATNTVFAPGMEHIHYTIFSQSLQVLQKSLRRDIYGLNAPGFPIDQVKQPDPDPLAAARYPCVYWARHLIDSVKLVKQHGHLHDGGKVDVFLRTKFLYWLESLSLLGSLPEGALSISRLHHVLRQKANPSCFFEARFDNGYTEPSNSQLADLVRDAHIFITHHMAPIQSSPLQVYASALVFNPANFLVKNLFSHEEPGWIVPKPRAGDKERMPGGVQTLKAISEQIDSMVFSPDGTLLASVSIDGAVQIWNLETGRCTQTLHVHPASVYSVTFRPNSSNLIISGREDDSIHVWDTSTNQMLQTLKGHGDAICAIVFSPNNNDLLASGSWDQTVRIWDLAASSCVQTLNGHDGDVCTIAFSPDGVRLASGSSDCTIKIWDPVNGLCLQTLHRYNVVSTVIAFTPDGTKLVSALNRDGVAIWDVATGQCLHTAFVGAPLRQLRFDMTGSCLHTDRGTISVDFVSSRAVSLEPYMRGYWISADNRWIKENSEKLLWLPSDYRACTAMIRISSMSLVALGSSSGRIAILRLLDSSDTIS; this comes from the coding sequence GACTCTTGCTCATGGATTCTGGACAATGCCGAGATTAAGCAGTGGTACAGTCATCCAAGGAGCAATCTGCTCTGGATAAAAGGCAATACCGGCAAAGGAAAGACCATGTTGCTATGCAGTATCATCGATGGAATGAGTTCAACAGCAGAGCCAAACAACCAAGACGCTTGCACGCCATCCTATTTTTTCTGCCAGGCTTCAGATCTACGCACCAATAATGCTACAGCCGTGCTACGCGGTCTGATATACATGATAGTTGACCGTCAGCCTATACTTGTGTCACATGCGCGAAATAGGTACGACCGCGTTGGGGATCAGATCTTGACGGATTCAAATTCTTGGGAGGCCTTGTCCAAGATATTTTCTGCCATTGTACAAGACAGGCGCTTAATCGATAGCTATATCATTATCGACGCCTTGGATCAATGTACTACAGACAGAGATTTGCTTATTGGCCTAATTGCTCGGCTATCAGCAGCGACTTCAAAGATCAAATGGCTCGTGTCCAGCCGCAACATGTCGGATATTGAAGAAGACTTCACCATGGTCCACAAACTGGAAATCTCTCTCGAATTGAACGACAGATCCATTTCCCAAGCTGTTGGTCTATACACCTGGCACAAGGTTGGCGAATTAGCAAAGGCGAAAGGGTATAGCGACGAGTTACAAAATGCGGTTTATCGCCACATATGTTTAAACGCAAGGAGCTCTTTCCTCTGGGTAGCCTTGGTTTGCCAAGATATTGCCAACATCCCAACGCAATCATGTATTCTCTCAAGGCTCGCTGGGTTTCCGACTGAGCTCAACGCCTTGTACGCCTGTATGCTATACCAGGTCTGCGGTTTAGGTGTTTCCAAGCTCTGTTTACAGATCTTGGCTATTGTATCAGTTGTATACCGGCCAATCACAACAGATGAGTTATCGTCTTTGGTCGATATGCCTGATGGTGCGTTAGATGAGGAGACTCTGGCACAGGCTCTAGAGATCTGTAGCTCTTTTTTAACTATTCATCAACgaaccatcttcttcgtACATCCATCTGCGAAAGATTTCTTGATTGGAAAAGCGACTAATACAGTATTTGCACCTGGGATGGAACACATACACTACACCATCTTCTCGCAATCGCTTCAAGTTTTGCAAAAATCACTGCGGCGTGACATTTACGGTCTCAACGCCCCCGGATTTCCAATTGATCAGGTAAAACAACCTGACCCAGATCCactagcagcagcgaggTACCCATGCGTGTATTGGGCCAGGCATCTTATAGACTCTGTTAAACTTGTCAAACAGCATGGCCATCTCCACGACGGCGGCAAAGTGGACGTATTCCTGAGAACCAAGTTTCTATACTGGCTTGAGTCTCTAAGTCTTCTTGGTAGCTTGCCCGAGGGAGCCTTGTCAATATCTCGGCTACACCATGTCCTCCGACAAAAGGCTAATCCGTCCTGTTTTTTTGAGGCTCGCTTTGACAATGGCTACACAGAGCCAAGTAATAGCCAGCTTGCAGACCTAGTACGAGATGCGCACATATTTATTACACATCACATGGCACCGATCCAAAGCAGCCCGCTCCAGGTATATGCTTCAGCGCTTGTCTTCAATCCGGCCAATTTTCTTGTAAAGAACCTTTTCAGTCATGAGGAACCAGGATGGATTGTCCCAAAACCTAGAGCAGGCGATAAAGAACGGATGCCGGGCGGCGTACAAACACTCAAAGCGATTAGCGAACAAATTGACAGCATGGTCTTCTCACCAGATGGCACATTACTCGCGTCGGTATCCATTGACGGCGCTGTCCAGATATGGAATCTTGAAACCGGCCGTTGTACGCAAACGCTCCACGTTCACCCAGCTTCTGTCTATTCCGTTACTTTTCGgccaaacagcagcaatTTGATCATCTCcgggagagaagatgattcCATCCACGTCTGGGATACAAGTACAAACCAGATGCTGCAAACCCTCAAGGGCCATGGCGATGCCATCTGTGCCATTGTCTTTTCACCAAATAACAACGACTTACTTGCGTCCGGATCGTGGGACCAAACCGTCAGAATCTGGGACCTCGCAGCAAGCAGCTGCGTGCAAACGCTCAACGGTCACGATGGTGATGTCTGCACCATTGCCTTTTCGCCAGATGGCGTCCGGCTTGCATCGGGGTCATCCGACTGCACCATCAAGATCTGGGACCCGGTCAATGGCCTTTGCCTGCAGACGCTCCATCGGTATAACGTGGTCTCTACAGTCATCGCCTTTACACCCGATGGAACCAAGCTCGTATCAGCGCTAAACCGGGATGGTGTTGCAATCTGGGACGTGGCAACAGGCCAATGCCTGCATACAGCATTTGTTGGCGCTCCGCTTCGACAATTACGTTTTGACATGACAGGATCTTGTCTCCATACGGATAGGGGGACGATCAGTGTCGACTTTGTCTCAAGTCGAGCAGTCAGTTTGGAGCCGTATATGCGAGGTTACTGGATAAGTGCAGACAATCGGTGGATCAAAGAGAACtcggagaagctgctgtggctACCATCCGATTATCGGGCTTGTACTGCTATGATACGGATATCATCAATGTCACTTGTTGCTCTAGGCTCGTCGTCAGGACGTATAGCGATACTGCGACTCTTGGACTCAAGTGACACTATATCCTAG
- a CDS encoding uncharacterized protein (EggNog:ENOG41), protein MDAKEAASEAPPPSTTTEALRLSEAQTRALFDILTHHETYGEIEGFKTPDAVTGYGYPFARTMKVAATQTQSQSVGGTPKSGSGPGTPTRSRTPVSSFWLGGRGKGAVAAEEEEEENGGDDDGEVESTSPVLQMLLTRLVLPFPGVRDLPGEFWDVRMQGLLARFAEADLSESFDKGAMGTRKTLATGASSVMEMVARGLLGGVDGDAYEEKKDREKKYDEGKAEDLARAFEDAWREWAYGGLVEEVFDHVKGTEDVEGHSPMMKAALDYAIIHLATFAHHIFILSPEGQYLLKLIENINSLIPYKMIKQTLRIGNAATMISGMMRLMLAKLSVTSLTNWVGLTANADDGMNLLQRIISLVLSWDASEFRKSAEKVEKSKSDAAPTEEMLEAIRMYVSLPRSEHVAAREESVKSGRSIIVTILEASDGRLAAGMTNAQHRLCLEYYSALLSVHDREAITAVLCRTPPDLFTQAVKDVVGAYEPIIRSVHSRVDLRFYLEATQGFITDFIRASRPKKRSEGQGDRMASVEDYVVLLRNNRGLLYRWIHDFAENCPEVWEEFRRWAKDVAVRFRQPCGDEGRKSMKELLNGLFASLDEATREKVLEAIDSHARYLDSVTRLSQRRLQMVINATASSAAAHGSMTSGPGVYLSQWQSLLDTTVITPASREGPPRHGEDVKFVTTMGKLGLGGRKLAGSRGDGEEELKAPDYGIT, encoded by the exons ATGGATGCAAAAGAGGCGGCTTCAGAGGCACCGCCGCCTTCAACGACGACAGAAGCGCTCAGACTCAGCGAGGCCCAGACGCGGGCGCTGTTTGACATTCTCACGCACCACGAGACGTATGGCGAGATTGAGGGCTTCAAGACGCCGGATGCGGTGACGGGCTATGGATATCCCTTTGCGAGGACGATGAAGGTGGCGGCGACGCAGACGCAGTCGCAGTCGGTGGGAGGGACGCCCAAGTCGGGATCGGGGCCGGGGACGCCGACGAGGTCGAGGACGCCGGTGTCGTCGTTTTGGcttggggggagggggaagggtgctgttgctgctgaggaggaggaggaggagaatggtggtgatgatgatggcgaggtGGAATCGACGTCGCCGGTGCTGCAGATGTTGTTGAcgaggctggtgctgccgTTTCCCGGCGTGAGGGACCTGCCGGGCGAGTTTTGGGATGTGCGGATGCAGGGCCTGCTGGCGAGGTTTGCGGAGGCGGATCTGTCGGAGAGCTTCGACAAGGGCGCGATGgggacgaggaagacgctGGCCACGGGGGCGAGCAgcgtgatggagatggtggcgAGGGGGTTGCTGGGGGGggttgatggagatgcgtatgaagagaagaaggacaggGAGAAGAAGTATGATGAGGGCAAGGCGGAGGATCTGGCGAGGGCGTTTGAGGATGCGTGGCGGGAGTGGGCGTATGGggggctggtggaggaggtgtTTGATCATGTCAAGGGGACGGAGGACGTGGAGGGGCATTCGCCGATGATGAAGGCCGCGTTGGACTATGCCATTATCCA CTTGGCCACGTTTGCCCAccacatcttcatcctctcgCCAGAGGGCCAGTACCTCCTCAAGCTCATCGAAAACATCAACAGCCTGATCCCCTACAAGATGATCAAGCAGACGCTGCGCATTGGCAACGCCGCCACCATGATTAGCGGCATGAtgcggctgatgctggccaagctgagcGTCACGAGCCTGACGAATTGGGTGGGGTTGACGGCGAACGCTGACGACGGCATgaatctgctgcagcgcatcATCTCGCTTGTGTTATCGTGGGACGCGTCGGAGTTTAGGAAGAGCGCGGAAAAGGTTGAAAAGTCAAAGAGCGATGCGGCGCCGACGGAGGAGATGCTCGAGGCGATTCGGATGTATGTCTCACTGCCGAGGAGCGAGCATGTTGCTgcaagagaggagagcgTCAAGAGCGGGAGATCCATCATCGTGACGATTCTTGAGGCGTCGGATGGGCGGCTTGCGGCGGGCATGACGAATGCTCAGCATAGGCTGTGTCTGGAGTACTACTCGGCGCTGCTGTCGGTGCATGACCGCGAGGCGATTACGGCCGTCTTGTGCCGCACGCCGCCGGATCTGTTTACGCAGGCGGTCAAGGACGTGGTGGGTGCGTACGAGCCGATTATTCGGAGCGTGCATTCGCGGGTGGATTTGCGGTTCTACTTGGAGGCGACGCAGGGGTTCATTACGGATTTCATACGGGCGAGcaggccgaagaagaggagcgagGGTCAAGGGGATAGGATGGCGAGCGTGGAGGATTACGTGGTGCTGTTGAGGAATAATCGCGGGCTGCTGTATCGGTGGATTCATGACTTTGCGGAGAATTGCCCCGAGGTGTGGGAGGAGTTTCGGCGGTGGGCCAAGGATGTGGCTGTGCGGTTTAGACAGCCTTGTGGTGATGAAGGGAGGAAGAGTATGAAGGAGCTGTTGAATGGGTTGTTTGCTTCTCTTGACGAGGCCACGAGAGAAAAGGTGCTTGAGGCGATTGATTCACACGCGCGCTATCTCGATTCCGTGACGCGGCTTTCGCAACGGCGCTTGCAGATGGTTATCAACgctactgcttcttctgctgctgctcatggATCCATGACGTCTGGGCCGGGCGTCTATCTCTCGCAGTGGCAGTCCCTGCTCGACACGACGGTCATTACGCCGGCGTCAAGGGAGGGCCCCCCGCGCCATGGCGAGGATGTAAAGTTTGTTACGACGATGGGCAAGTTGGGGCTGGGGGGGAGGAAGTTGGCGGGGAGTAGGGGGGATGGTGAGGAGGAATTGAAGGCGCCGGAT TATGGCATCACAtga